TCACATGGCGCTCCGTGACCAGCTCGGCGGCCTCGGCGCCCTGGCAGACCCGGACCATCGCCTCGACCGTCTTCACCGGATACCTGCCGGTGGCGGTTTCGGCCGAGAGCATCACCGCGTCGGTGCCGTCCATGACGGCATTGGCCACGTCCAGTACCTCGGCACGCGTGGGGATGGGATTGTTGATCATGGTTTCCATCATCTGCGTGGCGGTGATGACCATGCGGTTCTGCTCACGCGACTCACGGATGATCTTCTTCTGCCAGCCCGGCAATTCGGCATCCCCGATCTCCACGCCCAGATCGCCGCGCGCCACCATCACCGCGTCCGAGGCCGCGACGATCGCGGACAGTTCGCTCAGCGCTTCGGCGCGTTCGATCTTGGCCACCAGAGCCTGGCGTCCGCCGGCCGCGGTGATCAGTTCGCGCGCGTCGATCATGTCCTGCGCGCTGCGTGGGAAAGAGATCGCGATGAAGTCCACATCCAGTTCGACGGCGTGCTTGAGATGTTCGCGGTCGGCGTCGGTCAGGGCGGCCGCGGACAGACCGCCGCCGAGCTTGTTGATGCCCTTGCGGTCCGACAGCCTGCCGCCGAGCACCACGGTGCACTGCACACGCGAGCCGCGCACCGAATCGACCTTGAGCGTGATCGCACCGTCATTCAGCAACAGCGTGTCACCGGCGTTCACATCGCGTGGCAGGTCCTCGTAGGCGCAGCCGACCACCTCGGCGGTGCCCGCGGTTTTCGGCCAGTGCGTGTCGAGCGCGAACGGCGCGCCTTCCTCGAGTTCGACATGGCCGCCGACGAAACGCTCGACGCGAATCTTGGGGCCCTGCAGATCGGCGAGGATGCCGACTTGCCGCTGCAAGGACTCGCCGACACGGCGTACTGCCGCGACCCGAACGGCCTGATCCTCGGGCTTGCCGTGCGAATAGTTGAGTCGCACCACGTCCACGCCGGCGGCGATCAGACGGTGCAGGACGGCCGGATCATCGGTGGCCGGACCGAGGGTCGCGAGAATCTTGGTGCTGCGTGGCGGCGGTGTCTGCATGCCACCGCATTCTAGGCCGATCATTGATGATGTATAGAACCCGGCGGTTCAGGTCGCGATAATCGGCGTCCGACCAAGCCCACGAGCACTTCATCATGACTTCAAGTCTGCGACTCGGCACGCCGCTGTCCCGCGACGCGACCCGTCTGATGCTGCTCGGCGGCGGCGAACTCGGCAAGGAGGTGCTGATCGAGGCGCAGCGGCTCGGCGTGGAGACCATCGCGGTGGACCGCTACGCCAACGCGCCGGCGATGCAGGTGGCGCATCGCAGCCACGTGATTCCGATGCTCGACGGCGCCGAGCTGCGCCGCGTCATCGAATCCGAGAAGCCCGACTACCTGGTGCCCGAGATCGAGGCGATCCACACCCCAACGCTGCTGGAACTGGAAGCCGAGGGCTATCACGTGATCCCCACGGCGCGCGCAGCGCGGCTGACAATGGACCGCGAGGGCATACGCCGACTCGCCGCCGAGGAAC
The Banduia mediterranea genome window above contains:
- the pyk gene encoding pyruvate kinase, translated to MIGLECGGMQTPPPRSTKILATLGPATDDPAVLHRLIAAGVDVVRLNYSHGKPEDQAVRVAAVRRVGESLQRQVGILADLQGPKIRVERFVGGHVELEEGAPFALDTHWPKTAGTAEVVGCAYEDLPRDVNAGDTLLLNDGAITLKVDSVRGSRVQCTVVLGGRLSDRKGINKLGGGLSAAALTDADREHLKHAVELDVDFIAISFPRSAQDMIDARELITAAGGRQALVAKIERAEALSELSAIVAASDAVMVARGDLGVEIGDAELPGWQKKIIRESREQNRMVITATQMMETMINNPIPTRAEVLDVANAVMDGTDAVMLSAETATGRYPVKTVEAMVRVCQGAEAAELVTERHVINLDSHFRETDEAIAMATSWTARHMRAQAIVALTESGATALMMSRTDTRIPIYALTQHVATLRRMALCRGVHPVPFVPTALETLKPTTEAMEMLAARGVLSSGDRVLLTKGDFTGPGGTNAMKILTAP